In the Sebastes fasciatus isolate fSebFas1 chromosome 12, fSebFas1.pri, whole genome shotgun sequence genome, agaaagaaaatccaCTCTCAGCCCAAACAATGCCTTGGTGGGACCTGACTCAAATGTtaagactgagagagagaggaaaagaggaagggAGTTGTTCCTAGATAAATATCTGGTAATGGGTCATAATGATGCTTAATGACGgacaagaggaagagaggaacaAACAAGCGGTGACAACAATCTTGCCGATTGTGTCCACCATGATGTGAGGCCTCAGGTTGTGACGTATATGATAAAGGTAACAGCAGTTGGGGCCCCTGCTCACATTTCTACACCCATTGTCCAGAGAGAAAGTCAGCAGCACTTTTAGGCTTTCACTAAAATCActcacatacaaaaaaaaatcacatctcTGAATTCAAAGGACCTTCACTTATCACAATTTCCACCGACATCTAAGCTCCTGATTCCACACTGAGGTAAGCAATGCTGTactttttatataaatacatatccAAAATTCCGGTATTAGTAAGAGTCCTActctttaatattattttctatCCAACAGATTAGATAGTAAAGAAATGCATTTAGCAGaaacttttgattttgatttcaATTTATGATTTAGAACTTTAGTGGGCTTGAGCAATTTAATTTGCATAAACATGATTTTACAATTCTAGACCTGCTGTTGTTCATTGGGTTGAAGAGAGTGAGGCTTATTGCATTTTGCTTTAGTGAGGGCATTATAGTTATCATGCAGTCTCCAgtctttgttggtttgtttgaatCTAAACTTTAATTCAGTTGCTTTGTATCTTACGTTCAGTCCAGTTCATTTTTCATTCAGTTTGCCATTTAAATAATTAcaaatagttatatatatatttattttattatattaataattattattagtattagtattagaaTCTGAATTatgtaatttgttttgtttttttagctgtTGTTAATAATTTCCAATGCATGTCTTTAAAACCAATACAATTtgatcacacaaaaaaaatataccattattattctattattttctAAACCAAGCCCATACGTCAGTCATTACATACTTATGATGTGCAGCAAAACATGGTTCACACCCACAGacctttattttaaattgtagtGGAGATCCCAAAGTCCCCAAATATTTAAGGGGAAAAGTGTCAATGACATCTTTGgtgaaatatacagtaataacatggtttgaatatttcactcaTTGTAAACATCACGTAGCTTCAATGAAGAGTTGGAACTAGGGATAAGATGATTTTATCCAATCTTAACTCTACATAAGGGGAAATAAAATGGGGAAACTGGATGTTAAAGGGTTTTAATAAGGACTATGTGTCATGTTGTAGGAgtaagaaagaagaagaacaagaagaagaagaacaagctGCATGAAATCACTTTTGGCCGTCTGATAAAGGAATTAAAACCAACCATgacaaccaagatggaaacgCTCGATCCTTCAACTCTCTCAGATGTTGCTTCTACTGTGACCTACGACCCTAAATCTGAGACGGTGACCTTACCAGGAGGGGTCGTCTCGGTGGCGGGCATCACCGTGGTGACCGGGGGCGTTGAGCTGTCTTGTGGATCCTGTATGCTGGCCTTCGGTTTTTGGGGAACTCTCGTCGGCTTCAGTTGTGTAGGCGTGGGGGTGTGGGACCAACTGAACTGGACTAAAGGAGGAACCTCTCACTTACTGGGACTGGGATTTGTGATTCTGACCCTCAGTTTTGTGATGGTGGGTAGTGTGGTGGCATTTTACCTCCtgacgaagaagaagagagaaatgacaagaagggagagagaggacggaAAAGAAGTTCTTGTAGAGAGTGGGAGGGTAATTAAAAAAGTCACGGTATAAAGAAGAATTGTTGACAGAATATAAGAGAAATGGATTAGCTAAAACAGGCTGTTCTGTAAATAACACACAGTCATACTGGACAGGAAAAAACATCCTGATCTTTTACAAAGTTCATTCCTGCTCTTCCCTTTATCTTTCAATCTAAGTTATGTAGAAATGCAACTCCTTTTTTCCAGGGAAACATAACAAGTTCCCTCATATCAACAGCTATCTTTACTGGTTACTTTGATGATCAACATTTTACAAAACATATGAGCAGCTTATGTTTTGTTGTGTATGATGTGATGCATTGTTATGGATTAAACTAcctagcagtatataaagtagttaaatcACAATACTCTGAAAGGTGCCATTCTGCTGCCTGATgaatactttatttatatatttgttttat is a window encoding:
- the LOC141778886 gene encoding uncharacterized protein LOC141778886 isoform X2, with the translated sequence MTTKMETLDPSTLSDVASTVTYDPKSETVTLPGGVVSVAGITVVTGGVELSCGSCMLAFGFWGTLVGFSCVGVGVWDQLNWTKGGTSHLLGLGFVILTLSFVMVGSVVAFYLLTKKKREMTRREREDGKEVLVESGRVIKKVTV
- the LOC141778886 gene encoding uncharacterized protein LOC141778886 isoform X1, with the protein product MCHVVGVRKKKNKKKKNKLHEITFGRLIKELKPTMTTKMETLDPSTLSDVASTVTYDPKSETVTLPGGVVSVAGITVVTGGVELSCGSCMLAFGFWGTLVGFSCVGVGVWDQLNWTKGGTSHLLGLGFVILTLSFVMVGSVVAFYLLTKKKREMTRREREDGKEVLVESGRVIKKVTV